A window of the Zeugodacus cucurbitae isolate PBARC_wt_2022May chromosome 2, idZeuCucr1.2, whole genome shotgun sequence genome harbors these coding sequences:
- the LOC128922327 gene encoding dual specificity protein kinase shkD-like, with translation MKALVDGVWYNSDHRDWGLRPLSLRKPSFTSSSSGSINACPPPPPTPHSAGSHCTNTSTSNNYNYNNSNTNSTATTTSSHHGQVGAATHNNHTNQHNRTKGGSTTTTTHSTDALGTPTATGRGNSPGNPLQVKYFEFPPNLTLLATGSTPSLATTTAVALAASTTTSTPTRAPSASASPFQQSQHTSTAATANSTRTVTLPQPPTPRKANACRFRRRL, from the exons ATGAAAGCACTTGTTGATg GCGTCTGGTATAACAGTGACCATCGCGATTGG GGGTTGAGACCGTTATCACTGCGCAAGCCATCATttaccagcagcagcagcggtagCATCAACGCTTGTCCACCCCCACCACCCACACCGCACAGCGCCGGCAGCCACTGCACCAACACCAGCACCagtaacaactacaactacaataacagtAACACAAACAGCACAGCAACAACCACCAGTAGCCATCACGGCCAAGTAGGCGCAGCCACACACAACAATCACACCAACCAACACAACCGAACGAAAGGtggcagtacaacaacaacaacacattcaaCAGACGCGCTAGgcacaccaacagcaacaggcAGGGGCAATTCACCAGGCAATCCATTGCAggtgaaatattttgaattcccACCAAATCTCACGCTACTAGCCACCGGTTCAACACCATCGCTGGCGACAACAACAGCCGTAGCTTTAGCAGCATCCACCACAA catcaacaccaacaCGCGCACCATCAGCATCAGCATCACCATTCCAACAAAGCCAACACACATCAACAGCCGCAACAGCAAATAGCACAAGAACAGTCACGCTACCACAACCACCAACACCACGCAAAGCAAACGCGTGCCGATTTCGACGCCGACTTTAG
- the LOC105209187 gene encoding uncharacterized protein LOC105209187 isoform X1, translated as MTWFSGVTASYDSNFRCKRKLHGYLFLACALLLIAVPANARPKETGDVIIPLDDAGLALSEEYGDVDNIEFHQAKIVDGVLQEEHPVIMYKEDFVSEDFVPKKNNTHRLRKHKDPAHRRRRINDQSNSNSEQYHPLQPEKIYFDILSSAPIVTSDESKSANAKTHVEVISLADADAKLVDGEDDAKRVLSKRPKKFQHRRQRRDADRIWHMEHIVQKRHQNPYYRTSNSNAIRAHPQVSNHYLPSYETAKRYQKYPIAGEYYNGLGNSVPQRKITVVSRFGGEENTDRVIWRDYTPTRNPNQRLNITVGTPRPLFGARRPPTPTEAPLSAVPAPRDQGAASFDSRPISDPVVTEAPIFKVPTPPTPTSAPASTACVWAIASCCAPNDSAVRYGCFQRYGCNLVFWNLNPCADNIRDNVIDFLSKQYD; from the exons ATGACCTGGTTTAGTGGCGTAACTGCGTCGTATGACAGCAACTTCCGGTGTAAACGGAAGTTACACGGCTATTTGTTTTTGGCATGCGCTTTACTGCTGATTGCGGTGCCGGCGAACGCACGTCCCAAGGAGACAGGCGATGTTATCATACCTTTGGACGATGCTGGGTTGGCGTTGAGCGAAGAGTATGGCGATGTGGATAATATTGAG TTCCACCAGGCGAAAATCGTCGATGGCGTACTGCAGGAAGAACACCCAGTTATAATGTATAAAGAGGATTTCGTGAGCGAAGATTTCG TGCCGAAAAAGAACAACACTCACCGCTTGCGCAAACACAAAGATCCCGCACATCGTCGTCGCCGCATCAACGATCAGTCAAACTCCAACTCTGAACAGTATCATCCCTTGCAGCCGGAGAAAATCTATTTCGATATCCTGTCCTCAGCACCGATTGTCACCTCCGATGAGTCAAAGTCCGCCAATGCGAAGACACATGTGGAAGTCATTTCGCTAGCCGATGCCGACGCTAAGTTGGTGGATGGTGAAGATGACGCAAAGCGCGTGCTCAGCAAGCGCCCGAAGAAATTCCAGCATCGTCGTCAACGTCGCGATGCGGACCGCATTTGGCATATGGAGCATATTGTGCAGAAACGTCATCAAAATCCTTATTATCGCACATCGAACTCAAATGCCATCCGCGCCCACCCACAAGTGTCCAACCACTATTTACCGAGTTACGAAACGGCGAAGCGTTATCAAAA ATATCCGATTGCTGGCGAATACTACAACGGTCTTGGTAATAGCGTACCCCAACGAAAAATTACCGTTGTATCGCGATTCGGCGGTGAAGAAAATACTGATCGTGTCATTTGGCGTGATTACACACCGACTAGAAATC CAAATCAACGCTTGAATATCACAGTCGGCACACCCAGACCGCTTTTTGGCGCGCGTCGCCCTCCCACCCCCACCGAAGCACCGCTCTCAGCTGTAC cagCCCCAAGAGACCAGGGAGCAGCTTCGTTTGATTCAAGACCTATTTCTGATCCCGTCGTAACGGAAGCGCCCATCTTTAAAGTGCCCACACCGCCAACACCCACATCGGCTCCCGCCTCCACCGCCTGTGTGTGGGCTATAGCCAGCTGCTGCGCGCCCAACGATTCCGCGGTGCGTTATGGCTGCTTCCAACGCTATGGTTGTAATTTGGTCTTTTGGAATTTGAATCCTTGTGCGGACAATATACGCGACAATGTCATCGACTTTCTGAGTAAACAATACGATTAG
- the LOC105209187 gene encoding uncharacterized protein LOC105209187 isoform X2 — protein MTWFSGVTASYDSNFRCKRKLHGYLFLACALLLIAVPANARPKETGDVIIPLDDAGLALSEEYGDVDNIEFHQAKIVDGVLQEEHPVIMYKEDFVSEDFVPKKNNTHRLRKHKDPAHRRRRINDQSNSNSEQYHPLQPEKIYFDILSSAPIVTSDESKSANAKTHVEVISLADADAKLVDGEDDAKRVLSKRPKKFQHRRQRRDADRIWHMEHIVQKRHQNPYYRTSNSNAIRAHPQVSNHYLPSYETAKRYQKYPIAGEYYNGLGNSVPQRKITVVSRFGGEENTDRVIWRDYTPTRNPNQRLNITVGTPRPLFGARRPPTPTEAPLSAVPPRDQGAASFDSRPISDPVVTEAPIFKVPTPPTPTSAPASTACVWAIASCCAPNDSAVRYGCFQRYGCNLVFWNLNPCADNIRDNVIDFLSKQYD, from the exons ATGACCTGGTTTAGTGGCGTAACTGCGTCGTATGACAGCAACTTCCGGTGTAAACGGAAGTTACACGGCTATTTGTTTTTGGCATGCGCTTTACTGCTGATTGCGGTGCCGGCGAACGCACGTCCCAAGGAGACAGGCGATGTTATCATACCTTTGGACGATGCTGGGTTGGCGTTGAGCGAAGAGTATGGCGATGTGGATAATATTGAG TTCCACCAGGCGAAAATCGTCGATGGCGTACTGCAGGAAGAACACCCAGTTATAATGTATAAAGAGGATTTCGTGAGCGAAGATTTCG TGCCGAAAAAGAACAACACTCACCGCTTGCGCAAACACAAAGATCCCGCACATCGTCGTCGCCGCATCAACGATCAGTCAAACTCCAACTCTGAACAGTATCATCCCTTGCAGCCGGAGAAAATCTATTTCGATATCCTGTCCTCAGCACCGATTGTCACCTCCGATGAGTCAAAGTCCGCCAATGCGAAGACACATGTGGAAGTCATTTCGCTAGCCGATGCCGACGCTAAGTTGGTGGATGGTGAAGATGACGCAAAGCGCGTGCTCAGCAAGCGCCCGAAGAAATTCCAGCATCGTCGTCAACGTCGCGATGCGGACCGCATTTGGCATATGGAGCATATTGTGCAGAAACGTCATCAAAATCCTTATTATCGCACATCGAACTCAAATGCCATCCGCGCCCACCCACAAGTGTCCAACCACTATTTACCGAGTTACGAAACGGCGAAGCGTTATCAAAA ATATCCGATTGCTGGCGAATACTACAACGGTCTTGGTAATAGCGTACCCCAACGAAAAATTACCGTTGTATCGCGATTCGGCGGTGAAGAAAATACTGATCGTGTCATTTGGCGTGATTACACACCGACTAGAAATC CAAATCAACGCTTGAATATCACAGTCGGCACACCCAGACCGCTTTTTGGCGCGCGTCGCCCTCCCACCCCCACCGAAGCACCGCTCTCAGCTGTAC CCCCAAGAGACCAGGGAGCAGCTTCGTTTGATTCAAGACCTATTTCTGATCCCGTCGTAACGGAAGCGCCCATCTTTAAAGTGCCCACACCGCCAACACCCACATCGGCTCCCGCCTCCACCGCCTGTGTGTGGGCTATAGCCAGCTGCTGCGCGCCCAACGATTCCGCGGTGCGTTATGGCTGCTTCCAACGCTATGGTTGTAATTTGGTCTTTTGGAATTTGAATCCTTGTGCGGACAATATACGCGACAATGTCATCGACTTTCTGAGTAAACAATACGATTAG
- the LOC105209187 gene encoding uncharacterized protein LOC105209187 isoform X4, which translates to MTWFSGVTASYDSNFRCKRKLHGYLFLACALLLIAVPANARPKETGDVIIPLDDAGLALSEEYGDVDNIEFHQAKIVDGVLQEEHPVIMYKEDFVSEDFVPKKNNTHRLRKHKDPAHRRRRINDQSNSNSEQYHPLQPEKIYFDILSSAPIVTSDESKSANAKTHVEVISLADADAKLVDGEDDAKRVLSKRPKKFQHRRQRRDADRIWHMEHIVQKRHQNPYYRTSNSNAIRAHPQVSNHYLPSYETAKRYQKYPIAGEYYNGLGNSVPQRKITVVSRFGGEENTDRVIWRDYTPTRNPNQRLNITVGTPRPLFGARRPPTPTEAPLSAPQETREQLRLIQDLFLIPS; encoded by the exons ATGACCTGGTTTAGTGGCGTAACTGCGTCGTATGACAGCAACTTCCGGTGTAAACGGAAGTTACACGGCTATTTGTTTTTGGCATGCGCTTTACTGCTGATTGCGGTGCCGGCGAACGCACGTCCCAAGGAGACAGGCGATGTTATCATACCTTTGGACGATGCTGGGTTGGCGTTGAGCGAAGAGTATGGCGATGTGGATAATATTGAG TTCCACCAGGCGAAAATCGTCGATGGCGTACTGCAGGAAGAACACCCAGTTATAATGTATAAAGAGGATTTCGTGAGCGAAGATTTCG TGCCGAAAAAGAACAACACTCACCGCTTGCGCAAACACAAAGATCCCGCACATCGTCGTCGCCGCATCAACGATCAGTCAAACTCCAACTCTGAACAGTATCATCCCTTGCAGCCGGAGAAAATCTATTTCGATATCCTGTCCTCAGCACCGATTGTCACCTCCGATGAGTCAAAGTCCGCCAATGCGAAGACACATGTGGAAGTCATTTCGCTAGCCGATGCCGACGCTAAGTTGGTGGATGGTGAAGATGACGCAAAGCGCGTGCTCAGCAAGCGCCCGAAGAAATTCCAGCATCGTCGTCAACGTCGCGATGCGGACCGCATTTGGCATATGGAGCATATTGTGCAGAAACGTCATCAAAATCCTTATTATCGCACATCGAACTCAAATGCCATCCGCGCCCACCCACAAGTGTCCAACCACTATTTACCGAGTTACGAAACGGCGAAGCGTTATCAAAA ATATCCGATTGCTGGCGAATACTACAACGGTCTTGGTAATAGCGTACCCCAACGAAAAATTACCGTTGTATCGCGATTCGGCGGTGAAGAAAATACTGATCGTGTCATTTGGCGTGATTACACACCGACTAGAAATC CAAATCAACGCTTGAATATCACAGTCGGCACACCCAGACCGCTTTTTGGCGCGCGTCGCCCTCCCACCCCCACCGAAGCACCGCTCTCAGCT CCCCAAGAGACCAGGGAGCAGCTTCGTTTGATTCAAGACCTATTTCTGATCCCGTCGTAA
- the LOC105209187 gene encoding uncharacterized protein LOC105209187 isoform X3 encodes MTWFSGVTASYDSNFRCKRKLHGYLFLACALLLIAVPANARPKETGDVIIPLDDAGLALSEEYGDVDNIEFHQAKIVDGVLQEEHPVIMYKEDFVSEDFVPKKNNTHRLRKHKDPAHRRRRINDQSNSNSEQYHPLQPEKIYFDILSSAPIVTSDESKSANAKTHVEVISLADADAKLVDGEDDAKRVLSKRPKKFQHRRQRRDADRIWHMEHIVQKRHQNPYYRTSNSNAIRAHPQVSNHYLPSYETAKRYQKYPIAGEYYNGLGNSVPQRKITVVSRFGGEENTDRVIWRDYTPTRNPNQRLNITVGTPRPLFGARRPPTPTEAPLSAQPQETREQLRLIQDLFLIPS; translated from the exons ATGACCTGGTTTAGTGGCGTAACTGCGTCGTATGACAGCAACTTCCGGTGTAAACGGAAGTTACACGGCTATTTGTTTTTGGCATGCGCTTTACTGCTGATTGCGGTGCCGGCGAACGCACGTCCCAAGGAGACAGGCGATGTTATCATACCTTTGGACGATGCTGGGTTGGCGTTGAGCGAAGAGTATGGCGATGTGGATAATATTGAG TTCCACCAGGCGAAAATCGTCGATGGCGTACTGCAGGAAGAACACCCAGTTATAATGTATAAAGAGGATTTCGTGAGCGAAGATTTCG TGCCGAAAAAGAACAACACTCACCGCTTGCGCAAACACAAAGATCCCGCACATCGTCGTCGCCGCATCAACGATCAGTCAAACTCCAACTCTGAACAGTATCATCCCTTGCAGCCGGAGAAAATCTATTTCGATATCCTGTCCTCAGCACCGATTGTCACCTCCGATGAGTCAAAGTCCGCCAATGCGAAGACACATGTGGAAGTCATTTCGCTAGCCGATGCCGACGCTAAGTTGGTGGATGGTGAAGATGACGCAAAGCGCGTGCTCAGCAAGCGCCCGAAGAAATTCCAGCATCGTCGTCAACGTCGCGATGCGGACCGCATTTGGCATATGGAGCATATTGTGCAGAAACGTCATCAAAATCCTTATTATCGCACATCGAACTCAAATGCCATCCGCGCCCACCCACAAGTGTCCAACCACTATTTACCGAGTTACGAAACGGCGAAGCGTTATCAAAA ATATCCGATTGCTGGCGAATACTACAACGGTCTTGGTAATAGCGTACCCCAACGAAAAATTACCGTTGTATCGCGATTCGGCGGTGAAGAAAATACTGATCGTGTCATTTGGCGTGATTACACACCGACTAGAAATC CAAATCAACGCTTGAATATCACAGTCGGCACACCCAGACCGCTTTTTGGCGCGCGTCGCCCTCCCACCCCCACCGAAGCACCGCTCTCAGCT cagCCCCAAGAGACCAGGGAGCAGCTTCGTTTGATTCAAGACCTATTTCTGATCCCGTCGTAA